CGTCTCCATGCTCGCCGTATATTTGAAACCCGTACTCGCCCGGGCCGTCCTCCTGAAGCTGCGTCGCCAGCTGGATGAGATGCTCGTAATCCTCGGGCGGAAAGTCGTCTTCGATCGAGAGGCCGGCCGCTTCGAAGTGATCCGCCCGCGCGATAAAGGGCGCGCCGACCTCGAGACCGACGGGAATCTCGTACAGTTCCTCGTCGAATCCTCGATAACAGCTCTGGCCCATCTCCAGCGCCCACTCGACGTTCTCGAGTGCCTCGTCGTCGAGTCTGTCCTTGTACTCGCTGACGGGCTTGACCCAGCCGGGTTCGATGAACTGGCCGGTGAGCGAGTTCGTCGAGTCGTAGAGGAGTGGCCGATTCCCGTTCTGAATGTTATTTTTCCACTTGCCACCGTTGATGTCGTCCCAGTTCGACCAGTTCATTTCCAGCTGAACGTCGTGCTCGTCTTGGAACTCCGCTACGGAGGTCTGCATCAACTCCGCCGCGACTTCGGACTGGGAGTGAAAGTATTCCCAGTACTCGTTGGTACTACTAGCTCCGTTCGATCTGTCGATAACACCGCTCAGGCAGCCCGCAGCCCCTGCCATTCCGGCGGTCCCAGCAGCTACTATATACTGGCGTCTTGGCATCTGGCTTGCCATACCGACACATGTCTATCTTCCCTAATAAACATTCGGGTGGGATAATAAAAAACTATAGAATACAAAACAGCAGACAGCTAGTGCCGCTTTAGAAGGTTTAATAACCTAATTGCGATTTCATTAGGGCACTGTCACGGGAGTGGTAGCGTTCACCCCCGTCGGCGGAGCCTACCCATGAGCAACGATACACCGGACGTTCTCGTCCTACGCTCGGACACGCACGGATTGCCAGCGCGCGAGTACGCAGACCTACTCGACGACCGACTACCGACCCACGACGTCGAACTCGCCCAGACACCGGCCGAGGAACGCGAGCTCATCGAACACGCTACCGTCGTCTCGGGCGTCGACATCGACGAGGAATTGTTGGACCAGGCGGAGGACCTTGAGCTATTCGCGGGGATCGCTGCGGGGTATAATCACCTGCCCCTCGAGACCATGCGAGAGATGGACGTTGCCGTAACTAACGCCTCCGGGATCCACGCACCGAACATCGCGGAGCAAGTCGTCGGATACGTCTTGACCTTCTCGCGCCGGCTGCAGGAAGGCTTGAGACGAAAGAACCGTCGCGAGTGGCGTCACTACCAAGGCGGCGAACTGAAGGGGAGTACGGTCACCATCGTCGGTCTCGGCGCGATTGGCACGGCCGTCGTCGAACGACTCTCTGGATTCGACGTCGAGACGATCGGGATCAGGTACACGCCCGAGAAGGGAGGACCGACGGACGAGGTCGTGGGATTCGAACGCGAGGCCGTACACGACGCGCTCGCACGGACCGAGTACCTCGTTATCGCCGCGCCGCTGACGGAGACGACGCGAGGACTGCTTTCCGGTTCCGAATTCGAGACGCTTCCTCCGAACGCGAAGGTGATCAACGTGGGTCGAGGGAAGATCATCGATACCGACGCACTCGTATCCGCTATTCAAACGAACCAGATTGATGGTGCGGCGCTCGACGTGACTGACCCCGAACCGCTCCCCGCAGATCATCCGTTATGGCAGTTTGAGAACGTCATTATTACCCCGCACAACGCCGGCCACAGCCCGAAACACTGGGACCGATTAGCCGAGATCGTTGCCGACAACGTCACAGATCTGTCCGAAACGGGCGACGCCGCTGGACTCACTAATCTCGTCTGATCGGAGATCAAGAGTATCCCCATCGATCGCCCGGCTCACCTTCGCCTGTGGCTCGATCGTTGGGATG
This is a stretch of genomic DNA from Natrinema salifodinae. It encodes these proteins:
- a CDS encoding D-2-hydroxyacid dehydrogenase; the protein is MSNDTPDVLVLRSDTHGLPAREYADLLDDRLPTHDVELAQTPAEERELIEHATVVSGVDIDEELLDQAEDLELFAGIAAGYNHLPLETMREMDVAVTNASGIHAPNIAEQVVGYVLTFSRRLQEGLRRKNRREWRHYQGGELKGSTVTIVGLGAIGTAVVERLSGFDVETIGIRYTPEKGGPTDEVVGFEREAVHDALARTEYLVIAAPLTETTRGLLSGSEFETLPPNAKVINVGRGKIIDTDALVSAIQTNQIDGAALDVTDPEPLPADHPLWQFENVIITPHNAGHSPKHWDRLAEIVADNVTDLSETGDAAGLTNLV